Genomic DNA from Acidobacteriota bacterium:
TTGGCCGCAGCCGGACGACGACCGACCCTGCGTGGAAGTGGGGCGAAGCACCGCGATTTCCTGATTTTGTCAACCGTCACGCCTGGGCTTCACACAATGAGCGGCTTACGCCAACCGAATGCCGGCACATTGTGGCCCGCGTCGAACAATTGCTCCAAACCCGGTACGGCCTGCACGCCAGCCAGATAACCCCCTGGGCAACCTGCACCGGATGTGGCTACCCAACGCCAACCACGACACCTGAGCAAGCTTCCGTTGTGTGTCTTGAATGCTGTCAAACTTCGGGCTGAAGAAAACCAGGGCTGAAGACTTCGGGCTTGGGGCTGAAGACTCGCAAGCTCGGGGCTGAAACTTCGGGTTCAAAGCCCCCCAACTTCTTCAGCCCGTTTTCTTCAGCCCGACTTCTTCAGCCCTGAGCTTGCGAATCTTCAGCCCCGTTTTCTTCAGCCCCAAGCCCTCATCCTATGAATGACCTTCAACTGGTAATTTTCGATCTGGCAGGCACAACCGTTCACGATACGGGACAGGTCGTAGCGGCCTTCACCACGGCACTCGCCGAACACCACATCACAGTCACTCCCGACGAGTTGAGCCGGGTGCGAGGGTCGTCAAAACGGCAGGCAATACGGCAGTTTATCCCTGAAGGACCAGACCAAACCGAACAGGCCGACCGGGTGTATGCTGCCTTTTGCCGACACCTGACCGAACGCTACGCAACTGAAGGCGTGACACCAATTGACGGGGCTCAAGAGACTTTTAAGTGGTTGAAAAGCCTGGGGATCAAAGTTGCCCTCAACACTGGATTTG
This window encodes:
- a CDS encoding phosphonatase-like hydrolase gives rise to the protein MNDLQLVIFDLAGTTVHDTGQVVAAFTTALAEHHITVTPDELSRVRGSSKRQAIRQFIPEGPDQTEQADRVYAAFCRHLTERYATEGVTPIDGAQETFKWLKSLGIKVALNTGFDRDITTLLVSALGWNTGIVDAVVCGDEVRQGRPAPYLIFHAMEATGITSVHHVATVGDTILDLQAGFQAGVRWNIGVLSGAHSRQLLELEPHTHLLQSIRELPALWSAAA